TGAAGCCAATTGTACTGGTAATAATTCCAGCTTATAACGAACAGGAATCTATCGCAAAAGTAATAGCCGATATTCCCAAAGACCTCGTGAGCGAGGTTGTGGTTGTTAACAACAACTCGTCTGATAAAACAAGCGAAGTTGCTCAGAGCGCTGGAGCAACTGTATTAGATGAGAAGCAAATGGGCTA
The nucleotide sequence above comes from Thermodesulfobacteriota bacterium. Encoded proteins:
- a CDS encoding glycosyltransferase is translated as MKPIVLVIIPAYNEQESIAKVIADIPKDLVSEVVVVNNNSSDKTSEVAQSAGATVLDEKQMG